The sequence ATTTCCGATTCGCCACCACCGATAGCCCCCCAGGTCTCGCTCGGATGCGTTACCCTGCGATAGATGTGGATTCCGCGAATCTTCCGGCCGTCGCACCAGCACAGCGCGTTTTCCGCGACCCTGCTCCTGATGACGACGATCACGTTGTCGCGCGTGATCGGCTACATCCGCGAAGCGTACATCGCCTATGCCTTCGGCGCGGGCCAGCAAACAGACGCTTACGTAGCCGCATTCACTCTGCCGGACTGGCTCAACTACATCGTTGCTGGCGGCACAGCGTCCATAACATTTATCTCCATCTACACACGCTTCCTCGCCGAGAAGCGCGAGCAGGACGCGCAAAAGACTTTCTCGATCATCATCACGGTAATGACCACCATGCTGATCATCGGCACGATCATCGCAGAGATTTTTACGCCCCAGTTCTGCGGCTGGATGTTCCACAAATTCAATGCCGAGCAAATGCAACTCTGCATTCACTTGACCCGCATCCTGCTGCCGGCACAGATCTTCTTTTATGTTGGTGGAGTCGTTTCCGCGGTTCTGCTCTCGCACCGGCTGTTTCTGTTCCCCGCGTTCGGGCCGCTGCTCTATAACGTTGCGATTATTGCTGGAGGAGTTGTTGCCGGGCACCAGTTCGGAATTGCTTCGCTGGCCTATGGTGCGGTGATCGGTAGTATCGTGGGACCGTTCCTGATCAACGCAATTGGAGCAGCGAAAATCGGCACGGGATATCGTCCCAGCTTTGACATCAAGAACCCGTCGTTCCGGGAGTGGGTGCGCCTGTCGATTCCGCTCATGCTCGGCGTTTCACTGGTCACGGCGGACGACTGGATTCTGCGCTACTTTGCTTCCGGCGGTATCGGCGACATTGCGCGACTGAATTATGCGAAGCGCCTGTTCGCGGTGCCCATTGCGATCCTCGGACAGGCGGCCGGGCAGGCCTCGCTACCTTTTTTTTCCCGTCTGTTTGGCGACAAGAAATTCGATGAATTCGCCGAGACTGTCAACGCTTCGGTCTATCGCATCACAGCGGCTTCGTTGCTCATCACAGGCTTGATGATGTCGGTCGCCGTGCCGGTGATCGATCTTGTCTATCGCCGCGGCCGATTTACTTTCGGAGACTCCGAATCCACCGCAATCTACTTTTTCTGGTTCTCGCTTTCGCTCGCGTTGTGGTCCGCGCAGGCACTCTACGCTCGCGCGTTCTATGCTTCCGGCAACACGCTGACTCCGATGGTGGCGACCAC is a genomic window of Acidobacteriota bacterium containing:
- the murJ gene encoding murein biosynthesis integral membrane protein MurJ, whose translation is MWIPRIFRPSHQHSAFSATLLLMTTITLSRVIGYIREAYIAYAFGAGQQTDAYVAAFTLPDWLNYIVAGGTASITFISIYTRFLAEKREQDAQKTFSIIITVMTTMLIIGTIIAEIFTPQFCGWMFHKFNAEQMQLCIHLTRILLPAQIFFYVGGVVSAVLLSHRLFLFPAFGPLLYNVAIIAGGVVAGHQFGIASLAYGAVIGSIVGPFLINAIGAAKIGTGYRPSFDIKNPSFREWVRLSIPLMLGVSLVTADDWILRYFASGGIGDIARLNYAKRLFAVPIAILGQAAGQASLPFFSRLFGDKKFDEFAETVNASVYRITAASLLITGLMMSVAVPVIDLVYRRGRFTFGDSESTAIYFFWFSLSLALWSAQALYARAFYASGNTLTPMVATTLITLASLPVYSVLFRTLSVTGLAIASDIGIAANALAIALLLHLRGMVSLGGMNWKELGKAALIGIASGGLSYEVTRIIALDGSRRADLLALVLGTLTWAGAVAAGLWLLRSQLPAALRRKS